A genomic region of Leptolyngbya sp. NIES-2104 contains the following coding sequences:
- a CDS encoding SGNH/GDSL hydrolase family protein produces MTEPIKIDLTLDFGQTQKTYTLQGSINSQGLNLNFDNNGKPTTLDLDFSNFKLGHCPPKPFKELVVFGDSFSDTGTIFNLTGQVFPPSPPYFEGRFSNGPIWVDFLAPELGIKEKNVKNFAVGGATTGRENINSTQIGNQSLPGLLTEIDTYSTQVGSSGANPKALYIVWAGGNDFLQIAERPQDAPSVIQQAVTNLSTAITTLFNLGARQIVVPNQLNFGLTPLVRDRGLSDLATQATIGFNQALDQGIDQLEQTLGIDLIEVDLFGLGQRIAAAPAEFGFSNISDRLITQTNPANPAGYLWWDDVHPTTQGHQLVAETIETAISAARRPTGHEVFNSSNLFEAPITLAARSPLSV; encoded by the coding sequence ATGACAGAACCAATTAAGATTGACCTGACGCTAGATTTTGGTCAAACTCAAAAGACTTACACACTACAGGGTTCTATCAATTCTCAAGGCTTAAACCTAAACTTCGACAACAACGGCAAGCCAACTACGCTAGACCTTGATTTTAGTAACTTCAAATTGGGTCATTGCCCTCCCAAGCCTTTCAAGGAATTAGTGGTCTTTGGAGATAGCTTTTCTGATACTGGCACAATCTTCAACCTCACGGGTCAAGTTTTTCCGCCTAGTCCGCCCTATTTTGAGGGGCGCTTCTCCAACGGTCCAATCTGGGTTGATTTTCTGGCTCCTGAATTAGGCATAAAAGAGAAAAATGTGAAGAACTTTGCGGTTGGGGGAGCAACGACGGGACGAGAGAATATCAATAGCACCCAGATCGGCAATCAATCTTTGCCGGGACTGCTCACCGAAATCGATACCTACAGCACTCAAGTTGGTTCATCCGGCGCGAATCCCAAGGCGCTTTACATTGTTTGGGCAGGTGGCAATGATTTTCTCCAAATCGCCGAGCGCCCCCAAGATGCGCCCTCAGTCATTCAGCAAGCGGTTACAAACCTTTCAACAGCAATCACAACGCTCTTCAACTTAGGTGCGAGACAGATTGTGGTGCCGAACCAGCTTAATTTTGGGTTGACACCTCTAGTCCGCGATCGCGGACTTTCAGATCTAGCGACTCAAGCCACAATCGGGTTCAATCAAGCGCTGGATCAAGGCATCGATCAGCTAGAGCAAACCCTAGGCATCGATTTAATCGAAGTCGATTTATTTGGTCTAGGACAACGGATTGCGGCTGCGCCCGCAGAGTTTGGCTTCTCGAACATCAGCGATCGCCTGATTACACAGACCAATCCAGCTAATCCAGCAGGCTATCTCTGGTGGGATGACGTGCATCCTACAACCCAAGGTCATCAATTAGTTGCGGAAACGATCGAAACTGCGATTTCTGCCGCTCGCCGTCCAACGGGTCATGAAGTCTTTAACTCCTCTAACCTGTTTGAAGCTCCCATCACCCTTGCAGCGAGGTCTCCCTTATCCGTTTGA
- a CDS encoding DUF4278 domain-containing protein gives MQLKYRGTSYDPNALEAANASPCKPTPYILHYRGATYQATPKSETSAQPVQTITRQLIYRGNTYSVTRTVEIS, from the coding sequence ATGCAACTCAAGTATCGCGGCACAAGTTACGATCCCAACGCGCTCGAAGCTGCTAATGCTTCACCTTGCAAACCTACTCCGTACATCCTCCATTACCGAGGTGCGACCTATCAAGCTACGCCTAAGTCCGAGACTTCGGCTCAGCCCGTTCAAACTATCACCCGACAATTGATTTATCGAGGCAATACTTACTCGGTGACTCGAACCGTCGAGATCTCCTAG
- a CDS encoding ScyD/ScyE family protein: MTETVASLDSETVETPQKLRIEVLASGLDGPRKLSFGPDGALYVAESGRGGPGASIPSPNIPGAVLSYGATGAITRIQDGVVERVVTGLPSLALSDGSDAMGVNDIDFDAAGNAYALLGLASNPANRDSLIQVPDFAQLIAIDKFDGGSSWTRLIDFGTYELNNDPDGQSPNTNPFDLLIEDNTVYVIDAGGNNLLSQRAFSHEILLETVFPSRSAIDPRTGQTITQQSVPTAITLGPDGAFYVSELTGYPLQAGAAQIYRLNAAGQPEIYAGGFTNIVDLAFDKAGGLYVLEYDADGILTGNEAGALIYVSPDGKTRTTITDALLNPTGLEIGAEGDIYISNKGFDAGQGEILRLSQEKPFDPSPIYDQVKRYTTTIAADGDIADVYYPVLPNTTADQLPIALMLQEAFVDKADYSNYAKEVASYGFVVVVTNNQRTLTTPDGQTLSGLLPEEQQVNEVLAQIKLEDSDTTSPIFEIADTTKLGLLGHGLGGFVGLAAIQNIVRSASTKDYTRPPELKAGIFYGTSFQAGANSGIFPTIENQDIPVGLIAGTRDSINDLGEVASTFVKVQDPPKALITVEGANFYGIANQDNDRDPSRPTLDQATATGAIGRWSGLFLRSHLLGDQRAFDYVYKTAGDLDPNVNVTSVR, from the coding sequence ATGACTGAAACAGTTGCGTCTTTGGATTCTGAAACAGTAGAAACTCCTCAGAAACTCAGAATTGAGGTTTTAGCGAGCGGTCTGGATGGTCCACGCAAACTGAGTTTCGGTCCAGATGGGGCGCTTTATGTTGCCGAATCCGGTCGAGGTGGACCAGGAGCCAGTATTCCGTCGCCTAACATACCGGGTGCAGTGTTATCTTATGGTGCAACAGGTGCCATTACCCGCATTCAAGATGGGGTGGTCGAACGGGTTGTGACTGGACTGCCCTCGCTAGCATTATCCGATGGGTCAGATGCAATGGGGGTAAACGACATTGATTTTGATGCCGCTGGAAATGCCTATGCACTTCTTGGTCTCGCCAGCAATCCGGCGAATCGAGACAGCCTTATCCAAGTCCCTGATTTTGCTCAGTTAATTGCGATCGACAAGTTCGATGGCGGTTCGTCCTGGACTCGGTTAATCGATTTTGGCACGTATGAACTCAATAACGATCCCGACGGGCAATCCCCCAATACGAATCCCTTCGATTTGCTGATCGAGGATAACACGGTCTATGTGATTGATGCTGGGGGAAACAATTTACTGAGTCAACGTGCTTTTAGTCATGAAATATTACTAGAAACGGTCTTTCCCAGTCGCAGCGCGATCGATCCACGCACCGGTCAAACGATCACTCAACAATCCGTTCCGACAGCGATCACCCTGGGTCCCGATGGTGCTTTTTATGTGAGTGAACTGACAGGTTATCCGCTGCAAGCAGGAGCCGCACAAATCTACCGACTCAACGCAGCAGGACAGCCAGAAATCTACGCAGGTGGATTTACGAATATTGTGGATCTTGCCTTTGACAAGGCGGGTGGCTTGTATGTGCTGGAGTATGATGCAGATGGCATTTTGACTGGCAATGAGGCAGGTGCTTTGATTTATGTGTCTCCCGATGGCAAAACGCGTACCACAATCACAGACGCGCTGTTAAATCCAACGGGGTTAGAGATTGGCGCTGAGGGTGACATTTACATTTCCAACAAAGGCTTCGATGCTGGGCAAGGGGAGATTCTGCGCTTGAGTCAAGAGAAACCCTTCGACCCGAGTCCGATCTATGACCAAGTGAAACGCTATACAACGACAATCGCAGCCGATGGCGATATAGCCGATGTTTACTATCCTGTGTTGCCGAACACAACTGCCGATCAATTACCGATCGCGCTGATGCTTCAGGAAGCGTTTGTGGATAAAGCAGACTATTCTAACTACGCGAAAGAAGTCGCAAGCTACGGGTTTGTCGTGGTTGTTACCAATAATCAGCGCACGCTAACCACACCGGATGGACAAACCCTTTCAGGGCTTCTGCCAGAGGAGCAGCAAGTCAATGAAGTGCTCGCTCAAATCAAACTCGAAGATTCGGATACGACTTCACCGATCTTTGAAATTGCAGATACGACAAAGCTAGGACTTTTAGGGCACGGGCTTGGCGGCTTTGTTGGATTAGCTGCGATTCAAAACATTGTTCGGTCTGCCTCGACCAAGGACTATACTCGACCGCCTGAACTTAAAGCGGGCATTTTCTACGGAACTAGCTTCCAGGCAGGTGCCAATAGTGGGATATTTCCAACGATCGAGAATCAAGATATTCCAGTCGGCTTGATTGCCGGAACGCGTGATAGCATCAATGACCTGGGTGAAGTGGCATCTACCTTCGTGAAAGTTCAAGATCCACCCAAAGCCTTGATCACGGTCGAAGGGGCGAATTTCTACGGCATTGCGAATCAAGATAACGATCGCGATCCCAGTCGTCCCACATTAGACCAGGCTACTGCAACTGGAGCGATCGGGCGTTGGAGCGGATTATTTTTACGATCGCATTTACTAGGCGATCAAAGGGCATTCGATTATGTGTACAAAACAGCGGGTGATTTAGATCCAAATGTGAATGTCACATCGGTACGCTGA
- a CDS encoding alpha/beta hydrolase, whose product MTETAASSSRTCLTLTDALLNPTKLELGAEGDIYISNKGFDAGQGEILRSSHEKPFDPNPIYDQVKCYTTTIVADGDPADVYYPVLPNPTEDQLPIALMLQGGLVDKADYSNYAKEVASYGFVVVVPNNERTLTGPDGQPFTGLLADSDQVNDVLAQMKLEDADASSPIFEIVDTSKLGVLGHSLGGYAGLAAIQNINDPAVSSGNYTRPIELKAGIFYGASFQTPPNSGVFPAIDNQDIPTGLIAGTLDSVADLGEVASTYVKIQDPPKALITVEGANHYGITNQDSDRDPSRPILDQTTANGAIGRWSGLFLRSHLLGDQRAFDYVYKTGGDLDPNVNVTSVR is encoded by the coding sequence ATGACTGAGACAGCTGCGTCATCGAGCAGAACGTGCCTCACCCTCACAGACGCGCTATTAAATCCAACAAAGTTAGAACTTGGCGCTGAGGGTGACATTTACATTTCCAACAAAGGCTTCGATGCTGGACAGGGAGAAATTCTGCGATCGAGTCACGAGAAACCCTTCGATCCGAATCCGATCTATGACCAAGTGAAATGCTATACGACGACGATCGTAGCTGACGGCGACCCAGCCGATGTCTATTATCCCGTGCTACCAAACCCAACTGAGGATCAATTGCCGATCGCGCTGATGCTTCAAGGGGGTCTCGTTGATAAAGCAGACTATTCTAACTATGCAAAAGAAGTCGCAAGCTATGGATTTGTCGTAGTGGTTCCGAATAATGAACGAACCTTAACTGGACCCGACGGACAACCCTTCACAGGACTTCTTGCCGATTCAGATCAAGTCAATGATGTCTTAGCTCAAATGAAGCTAGAAGATGCAGATGCAAGTTCACCCATTTTTGAAATTGTAGACACAAGCAAGCTCGGCGTGTTGGGGCATTCGCTGGGTGGCTACGCAGGACTCGCTGCGATTCAAAATATTAATGATCCGGCTGTGTCTTCTGGGAACTATACTCGACCGATAGAACTGAAGGCGGGAATCTTCTATGGGGCAAGTTTCCAAACGCCTCCCAATAGTGGTGTGTTTCCAGCCATCGATAATCAAGATATTCCCACTGGTTTGATTGCAGGAACGCTCGATAGCGTTGCTGATCTAGGTGAAGTCGCATCCACCTATGTGAAAATTCAAGACCCACCCAAAGCGTTGATCACGGTTGAAGGGGCAAATCACTATGGCATTACGAATCAAGATAGCGATCGCGATCCCAGTCGTCCAATATTGGATCAAACCACTGCAAACGGAGCAATCGGGCGCTGGAGTGGTTTGTTTTTGCGATCGCACTTACTGGGCGATCAAAGGGCATTCGATTATGTGTACAAAACAGGTGGTGATTTAGATCCAAATGTGAATGTCACATCGGTACGCTGA
- a CDS encoding transposase: MLSNNIDYFRQKPSDLAKTTIMLDHGYHPETIQAALEQVYPEIMTKIQFEVAAKLSKSDKAAQGKSGFVPIAVRWVIERSNSWVDRCKNLVKNFEWTLDHARAKLNLCFIRLMVKRLAT; the protein is encoded by the coding sequence ATGCTGAGCAATAACATCGACTACTTCCGGCAGAAACCTTCAGACCTAGCAAAAACCACGATCATGCTCGACCACGGCTATCATCCAGAGACGATTCAAGCAGCCCTAGAGCAAGTCTATCCAGAGATTATGACCAAGATTCAGTTTGAGGTGGCAGCGAAACTCTCAAAGTCCGACAAAGCAGCTCAAGGAAAATCGGGGTTTGTGCCGATTGCAGTGCGGTGGGTGATTGAGCGATCCAATAGTTGGGTAGATCGCTGCAAGAACCTAGTCAAGAACTTTGAATGGACGCTAGACCACGCTAGAGCAAAGCTCAACCTCTGCTTTATCCGCTTGATGGTCAAGCGATTAGCAACTTAA
- a CDS encoding NAD(P)/FAD-dependent oxidoreductase, whose protein sequence is MSRFTTTNIHQQPPQCPASRRNVLIVGGGPAGLATALMLAKRGWTEITVLERRRAANDYEPDKSFNYLIDARGQQLTDLLGLTDLLSKIGVPASEFQITRIQPNGDRKTIKQSFNDPKPAYWLFRSAFLQLLYQEIEHHWAHQITVLFNRRCVAINKTIEDTVETLEVVVESENSSVPERFQPTLLIGCDGIQSIVRSTLNTWDHSGKFEVEQLPSPSSGLRYKALRLPPNFPLDAEAKNHAVSTQSYGIRGKFRERRRALSLGLLPIKDQDVPRPAMLINWADHQLWQLKTGEEVLNFLESAFPQLPLRQFIAPQEADRFAESEGGTFPIPQFCSGLHYLLPCPSKRHDQSMSGVLLLGDAAHCFPPDIGQGVNSALEDVYVLHQVLSEHEDDLARSLPVYEAERSPDVEGLVRLVQIAAPWQYNQAPLRTKLWFMGSVIRLGLSKLLPFISPPIAFSVRDPQYSYRDLWLGEQRTSRILSGMSWMGFIGLLGIVVLLLQH, encoded by the coding sequence ATGAGCCGTTTTACCACCACCAACATTCATCAACAGCCGCCACAGTGTCCTGCCTCGCGTCGAAATGTTCTCATTGTCGGAGGTGGACCCGCAGGACTCGCAACTGCGCTCATGTTAGCAAAAAGAGGCTGGACTGAAATCACTGTTTTAGAAAGACGAAGGGCAGCAAATGACTATGAGCCAGACAAGTCATTTAACTACTTAATCGATGCTCGCGGTCAGCAACTTACAGACTTGCTCGGTTTGACTGATCTGCTATCAAAGATTGGTGTTCCGGCATCAGAATTTCAGATCACTCGTATCCAGCCAAATGGCGATCGCAAAACAATCAAGCAGTCTTTCAACGATCCAAAACCCGCCTACTGGTTATTCCGCAGCGCTTTTTTGCAGTTACTGTATCAAGAAATCGAACACCATTGGGCACACCAGATTACAGTGTTATTCAATCGCCGCTGTGTTGCGATTAACAAAACAATCGAAGATACTGTAGAAACGCTAGAAGTAGTTGTTGAATCTGAGAATTCTTCTGTGCCAGAACGATTTCAGCCAACGCTGCTGATTGGATGTGACGGGATTCAATCGATCGTTCGTTCAACCCTGAATACCTGGGATCATTCTGGCAAATTTGAAGTTGAGCAACTCCCTTCACCCAGTTCTGGCTTACGATACAAAGCATTACGCCTACCGCCAAACTTTCCCCTAGATGCGGAAGCAAAAAATCACGCCGTGTCTACTCAGTCCTATGGCATTCGTGGGAAATTTCGAGAGCGCAGACGTGCTCTGTCACTGGGATTACTGCCGATTAAAGATCAAGATGTGCCCCGACCTGCCATGTTGATCAATTGGGCAGATCACCAACTTTGGCAGTTGAAAACAGGCGAAGAAGTCCTGAATTTTCTCGAATCTGCTTTTCCTCAACTCCCACTCCGTCAGTTCATTGCGCCGCAAGAAGCTGATCGATTTGCCGAAAGCGAAGGGGGAACATTCCCAATCCCTCAATTTTGTTCTGGACTCCATTATCTTTTACCTTGCCCGTCAAAACGGCATGATCAGTCTATGTCAGGCGTTCTGCTTCTAGGGGATGCGGCTCACTGCTTTCCGCCTGATATTGGGCAGGGTGTCAATTCTGCCTTAGAGGATGTGTATGTTTTGCATCAAGTCCTGTCAGAACACGAGGATGATTTGGCGCGATCACTCCCCGTCTACGAAGCCGAGCGATCGCCGGATGTTGAAGGGCTGGTTCGCCTAGTTCAAATTGCGGCTCCCTGGCAATATAATCAGGCTCCACTGCGAACAAAACTTTGGTTTATGGGTTCTGTGATCCGCTTAGGGTTGAGCAAATTGTTGCCTTTTATCAGTCCCCCGATCGCGTTTTCGGTTCGCGATCCTCAATATTCGTACCGAGATCTGTGGTTGGGCGAGCAGCGCACGTCCCGCATTCTCTCTGGAATGAGTTGGATGGGTTTCATTGGACTTTTGGGAATTGTAGTGCTGCTTCTACAGCACTGA
- a CDS encoding RidA family protein has translation MSKKQINPEELYDGAASGTSQATVETELGLVFVPGQVDWNHQYETIEDSIEGQVRKALDNPKIALTAAGLSVEQLLQVRVYVRGEIGEHIEPI, from the coding sequence ATGAGCAAGAAACAAATCAATCCAGAAGAACTGTACGATGGTGCTGCATCTGGCACGTCTCAGGCTACTGTCGAGACAGAATTGGGGCTAGTTTTCGTACCGGGTCAGGTCGATTGGAATCATCAATATGAAACCATAGAGGACTCGATCGAAGGACAAGTGAGAAAGGCGCTTGACAATCCTAAAATTGCCCTGACCGCCGCTGGTTTATCAGTCGAACAGCTATTGCAAGTTCGCGTGTACGTCCGAGGTGAAATTGGAGAACATATAGAACCCATTTGA
- a CDS encoding condensation domain-containing protein, protein MERFLGTEEHYFWLHDQVVPNHFCLTARISGNFRLERLMQSLFQAQRQHPLLRVAIAVAETGHPKFVEHIAPIPVRLVLRGDEQDWQREVEIELTCSFDWQTAPLIRVVLLQSKTVSELIVRCHHAIADGISIAYLIRDIMHGLTSKSSDTRTLLEAQPIDSFIALQEVVTDPQATLPREYSTKVTSRSRPHVRSVLLSAELTQQVCDRARQENTTVHGAISAAFLLAMARQQEGLFKCQSPIAHRSEIDTDP, encoded by the coding sequence ATGGAACGTTTTCTGGGTACAGAGGAACATTACTTTTGGTTACATGACCAAGTGGTGCCGAACCATTTCTGCCTCACTGCTAGGATTAGCGGCAATTTCAGATTGGAGCGACTGATGCAGTCGCTCTTTCAGGCGCAACGACAACATCCTTTACTCCGAGTGGCAATTGCAGTTGCAGAAACCGGACATCCTAAATTCGTTGAGCATATTGCTCCGATTCCTGTCCGACTGGTGCTGAGAGGGGATGAGCAAGACTGGCAGCGAGAAGTTGAAATCGAGTTGACTTGCTCCTTTGATTGGCAAACTGCGCCACTAATTCGAGTCGTATTGTTGCAATCCAAAACTGTATCTGAATTGATCGTGAGGTGTCATCATGCGATCGCAGATGGCATATCGATTGCATATCTCATTCGAGACATTATGCATGGTTTAACGTCCAAGAGTTCTGACACGAGAACCTTATTAGAAGCGCAGCCCATCGACTCATTCATTGCACTTCAAGAAGTGGTTACAGACCCTCAAGCCACCTTGCCTCGTGAGTATTCCACCAAGGTAACGAGTCGTTCCCGTCCTCATGTTAGATCCGTTCTGCTTTCTGCCGAGTTGACCCAGCAAGTGTGTGATCGCGCTCGTCAAGAGAACACAACGGTTCATGGTGCAATCAGTGCAGCATTTCTACTCGCAATGGCGCGGCAACAGGAAGGGTTGTTTAAGTGTCAATCTCCGATCGCACATCGATCGGAGATTGACACCGATCCCTGA
- a CDS encoding transposase, with the protein MPYSSSLSDAEWEVLEPYLREILPKKKQTRPQNWSHRELLDAMLYQLKNGCHWQDLPSEFPPYSTVYWHYKQWRRDAGVFDQLMEALQGEVRVHAKKKQMDNPDDHRLPSSEEYL; encoded by the coding sequence ATGCCTTACTCCAGCAGTCTCAGCGATGCCGAATGGGAAGTTCTTGAACCCTACTTGCGTGAAATTTTGCCGAAAAAGAAACAGACACGACCTCAGAACTGGAGTCATCGAGAACTGCTCGATGCCATGCTCTATCAACTGAAAAATGGCTGTCACTGGCAGGATTTACCGAGCGAGTTTCCGCCCTACTCGACCGTCTACTGGCATTACAAGCAATGGCGACGAGATGCAGGCGTGTTCGACCAACTGATGGAGGCGCTACAGGGTGAAGTGCGGGTACACGCGAAAAAAAAGCAGATGGACAACCCTGATGATCATCGACTCCCAAGTAGTGAAGAATACCTGTAA
- a CDS encoding FAD-dependent monooxygenase codes for MNIVIVGAGIGGLATANALLKQRFNVQVYEQAQALRAIGAGLTLTPNGLNSLNAVQPGIVESLIKAGSLAQMLMIRQSTGETIASKPVTTLQQYGQPLLNIQWSKLQAILANALPPDIIHLQHRCVGFQQQNNSIEVFFADGETVQADLLIGADGVNSVVRQGLIGDGAPTYAGRMSWRAVIQYAHEQLPPDTGTIMTADGKIIVLTDVGQGYTFWSAGVLQEDDSVCDRASDVKARVLELFAGWGEPVEAIIKATPDESIVERPICDRSPVERWSKGRVTLMGDAAHPVVPSLGQGANTAFEDAYELAQCLSVAPNIEAALQTYEASRIPRTTAIYDRSASQGRKSYQAASERTFAELMGTSEMSQDDFEAWLYSYNPATLD; via the coding sequence ATGAACATTGTGATCGTTGGCGCTGGGATTGGCGGTTTGGCAACAGCAAATGCGCTGCTCAAGCAGCGATTTAACGTGCAAGTCTACGAGCAAGCACAAGCCCTGCGAGCAATTGGTGCAGGGTTGACCTTGACCCCAAACGGACTAAACAGCCTCAATGCAGTTCAACCAGGGATTGTTGAGTCATTGATTAAAGCGGGGAGCCTAGCGCAGATGCTGATGATAAGACAGAGCACCGGAGAAACGATCGCGTCAAAACCAGTGACGACCCTACAGCAATATGGGCAACCCTTGTTAAATATTCAGTGGTCAAAGCTACAAGCCATCCTCGCCAACGCACTACCACCCGACATCATTCATCTCCAGCATCGCTGTGTCGGCTTTCAGCAGCAGAATAACAGCATTGAAGTCTTTTTTGCAGACGGAGAAACAGTCCAGGCAGACTTGCTGATTGGGGCAGACGGCGTAAATTCCGTGGTTAGGCAGGGATTAATCGGAGACGGAGCGCCGACTTATGCCGGGCGAATGTCTTGGCGTGCCGTGATTCAATATGCTCACGAGCAATTACCTCCGGACACAGGAACGATAATGACGGCTGATGGCAAAATTATTGTGCTGACGGATGTGGGTCAAGGGTACACCTTTTGGAGTGCAGGGGTGCTACAGGAAGACGATTCTGTTTGTGACCGGGCAAGCGATGTCAAGGCGCGGGTTTTAGAGCTATTCGCAGGGTGGGGAGAGCCTGTAGAAGCGATCATCAAAGCGACACCGGATGAGAGCATTGTGGAGCGCCCCATCTGCGATCGATCGCCTGTAGAGCGTTGGAGCAAAGGGAGAGTGACACTGATGGGCGATGCGGCTCATCCGGTCGTTCCCTCGCTCGGACAAGGAGCGAATACGGCGTTTGAGGATGCTTATGAACTGGCTCAGTGTTTGTCCGTTGCACCCAATATTGAAGCGGCGCTACAGACCTATGAAGCTAGTCGCATTCCTCGAACAACTGCGATTTACGATCGTAGCGCCAGCCAAGGGCGTAAATCTTATCAAGCTGCGAGTGAACGCACGTTTGCAGAACTGATGGGGACATCCGAGATGAGTCAGGACGATTTTGAAGCATGGCTCTACAGCTATAACCCTGCTACACTCGATTGA